One genomic window of Oncorhynchus clarkii lewisi isolate Uvic-CL-2024 chromosome 5, UVic_Ocla_1.0, whole genome shotgun sequence includes the following:
- the LOC139410257 gene encoding LOW QUALITY PROTEIN: small RNA 2'-O-methyltransferase (The sequence of the model RefSeq protein was modified relative to this genomic sequence to represent the inferred CDS: inserted 1 base in 1 codon) → MNTIFTPPLYIQRYEFVIDFVKKNKPKKVVDLGCNDCTLLRKLKFHKEIELLAGLDIDCAVIRAKMYELAPIPTDYLQPGDHPLTIELYQGSVTERDPRTKGFDLVTSIELIEHLQLEDVDRFTEVVFGYMAPVAAIISTPNADFNPLLPGLTGFRHYDHKFEWTKVEFQTWALKVCREFGYVVAFTGVGQIPDQEESIGFCSQIGVFQIDRSGGDAPRLQNNVAEEHLPYRVLYNVVYPSLCDSNIFQRTLVNEVLYWAETLKREWLEEIRGVGDEESEQIGEEGCSREGMDREESQTGEVEAGGRGFEVENEEVGGEGRTDMGQEEPYREGQSVCVPLVRLCSCPRVQALSGTVQHLTKFLLENSRXQLTNDGTAVVLVDNDDEDLEWDENCDNTGTGPFLVSSVENEDWETELGQ, encoded by the exons ATGAACACGATATTTACTCCACCATTGTACATACAGCGATACGAATTTGTCATCGACTTCGTCAAAAAGAACAAACCCAAAAAG GTGGTAGACTTGGGATGCAATGACTGCACTCTCCTTAGGAAGCTGAAGTTTCACAAAGAAATTGAACTGCTTGCTGGACTGGACATTGACTGTGCAGTTATCAGGGCTAAAAT GTATGAACTGGCACCGATTCCAACTGACTACCTGCAGCCAGGTGATCACCCCCTGACCATTGAGCTGTACCAGGGTTCAGTCACCGAGAGGGATCCCCGCACCAAAGGATTTGATCTGGTGACGAGTATTGAGCT CATTGAGCACCTACAGCTTGAGGATGTGGATAGGTTCACTGAGGTTGTATTTGGCTACATGGCCCCAGTAGCAGCAATCATTAGCACTCCAAACGCTGACTTCAACCCCCTGCTCCCCGGGCTGACAGGGTTTAGACACTACGACCACAAATTTGAATGGACTAAAGTAGAGTTTCAGACCTG GGCTCTGAAGGTGTGCAGAGAGTTTGGTTATGTGGTGGCGTTTACAGGTGTAGGACAGATACCGGACCAGGAGGAGAGCATTGGGTTCTGCTCTCAAATCGGAGTGTTTCAGATAGACAGGTCAGGAGGTGACGCACCACGTCTGCAAAATAATGTTGCAGAGGAGCATCTTCCTTACAGAGTG TTATACAACGTGGTGTACCCAAGCCTGTGTGACAGCAATATCTTCCAGAGGACTCTGGTGAATGAGGTCCTGTACTGGGCTGAGACCCTGAAGAGAGAGTGGCTGGAGGAGATACGTGGAGTGGGGGATGAAGAATCAGAACAGATAGGTGAAGAGGGTTGTTCGAGAGAAGGAATGGACAGGGAGGAGAGTCAGACAGGTGAAGTGGAGGCGGGTGGTAGAGGGTTTGAGGTAGAGAAtgaggaggtggggggagagggtagaacagacatgggacaggAGGAGCCCTACAGAGaaggtcagtctgtgtgtgtccccTTGGTCAGGTTGTGCTCCTGCCCCAGAGTGCAAGCTCTGAGTGGGACAGTCCAGCATCTCACAAAGTTCCTACTGGAGAACTCTA TACAGTTAACCAACGATGGCACTGCCGTGGTGTTGGTGGACAACGATGATGAAGATTTGGAGTGGGATGAGAACTGTGATAACACAGGGACAGGTCCGTTCTTGGTCAGTAGCGTGGAGAACGAGGACTGGGAGACCGAGCTTGGTCAGTAG